The Equus quagga isolate Etosha38 unplaced genomic scaffold, UCLA_HA_Equagga_1.0 204756_RagTag, whole genome shotgun sequence genome window below encodes:
- the LOC124233547 gene encoding sialic acid-binding Ig-like lectin 14 yields MSWSREGKALSPSQPSAPGVLELPQVGAGDGGEFTCRAQNPLGSQHVSFSLSVQRSPSSCSCVTEEQQGSWPLVLTLIRGALMGAGFLLTYGLTWIYYTRCVGPQGTGLKA; encoded by the exons ATGAGCTGGTCCCGTGAAGGAAAAGCCCTGAGCCCATCCCAGCCCTCTGCACCCGGGGTCCTGGAGCTGCCCCAGGTGGGGGCCGGAGACGGAGGGGAATTCACCTGCCGAGCTCAGAACCCGCTGGGCTCCCAGCATGTTtccttcagcctctctgtgcAGA gaagCCCCTCTTCCTGCAGCTGTGTGACTGAGGAGCAGCAGGGCTCCTGGCCCCTGGTACTCACCCTGATCAGAGGGGCGCTCATGGGGGCTGGCTTCCTCCTCACCTATGGCCTCACCTGGATCTACTACACCAG GTGTGTAGGGCCCCAGGGCACAGGGTTGAAGGCCTGA